A DNA window from Vigna angularis cultivar LongXiaoDou No.4 chromosome 1, ASM1680809v1, whole genome shotgun sequence contains the following coding sequences:
- the LOC108332010 gene encoding uncharacterized protein LOC108332010: MAFAHCLLAVPVEPCEYPKLPISNQPLSISSHCLNLSSTLRPKTHNLSPFARLRRIAHKANAKPQEPEVSVASDAFTEFKHLLLPITDRNPYLSEGTRQAIATTSALAKKYGADITVVVIDEQQKESLPEHEAQLSSIRWHLSEGGLKDYNLLERLGEGSKPTAIIGDVADDLNLDLVVISMEAIHTKHIDANLLAEFIPCPVMLLPL, from the exons ATGGCGTTCGCTCACTGCCTGCTCGCAGTTCCCGTTGAACCCTGCGAATATCCAAAACTTCCCATATCCAACCAACCGTTGTCGATTTCCTCACACTGTTTAAACCTCTCTTCAACTCTCCGCCCCAAAACTCACAACCTCTCACCATTCGCCAGGCTCCGCAGAATCGCTCACAAAG CCAACGCTAAGCCGCAGGAACCCGAAGTCAGTGTGGCCAGTGATGCCTTCACGGAATTCAAGCATCTGCTTTTGCCCATTACGGATAGGAATCCCTACCTCTCTGAGGGTACAAGACAA GCTATTGCAACCACCTCTGCTTTAGCTAAAAAGTATGGAGCTGACATTACAGTTGTAG TTATTGATGAACAGCAGAAAGAGTCACTGCCTGAGCATGAGGCTCAACTATCCAGCATCCGTTGGCATCTATCTGAAG GTGGGTTGAAGGACTATAATTTGCTAGAGAGGCTTGGTGAAGGGAGCAAGCCAACGGCTATCATTGGTGATGTTGCTGATGACCTTAACTTGGATTTGGTAGTTATTAGCATGGAAGCAATTCATACAAAGCACATTGATGCAAATTTGCTTGCTGAGTTCATTCCTTGTCCTGTCATGCTTTTGCCATTGTAA